The Deltaproteobacteria bacterium DNA window GGTCGTCAGGGCGCTGGCCAGGATGGCCCCCCAGACTTCCTGCGTTCCTTTCAAGGCCGCCTCCCTGAGGGGCTCACCCTCCTCGCGGTGGCGAAAGATGTTCTCCAGGACCACAATGGCCGCATCCACGACAATGCCTACGGCAAAGGCCATGCCAGCCAGGCTGATGACGTTGATGTTCCGGCCGAAGACCGTCATGAGGAAGAAGGCGCCGATGACGCTGATGGGAATGCTCATGGCAATAATCAGGGTGCTGGTGAGGCTGCGCAGAAAAAGCAGCAGAACCACCACGGCCAAACTGCCGCCCAGAAAGAGGTTGTTGCGGACCAACCTAATGGCCGATTTGATGTAGGTCGTCTCATCGTATGACTGAACGATCTCAAGCTTCCGCTCGGCGAGAATACCTCGATTCAGTGCGGTGATGGCCTTTTTGAGACCGGCCATGACGGTCAGGGCATTGGCGCCGGTGGCCCGCACCGCGTTCATGACAACGGTTTCGCTGCCTTTGCCTCGTGTGGTGTAGTAAGTGGGTTTCTTGAAGGCAAGCTGCACCCGGGCCACGTCCCGGACGTAGATGGGATCGCCGCTTATGTTTTTGATGATGACCCGTTCAATATCCTCCGGGCTCTGATACTCCCCCACAGTGCGAACGATATACCGCCGTTTGCCTTCGTCGAAATTACCAGCGCTGGTATTCTTGTTGCCCGCGGCCACGGCGCGAATGACCTCCTGAATCGTGACCCAGCGGGCGGCCAGTTTCTGGGGATCCACGATGACCTGCATCTCCCGCTCCGTGCCGCCGTAAACATTAACCGCGGCCACGCCGGAGACGCGTTCGAGTCTGGGTTTGACATAATCTTCGATGAAATCCCGATCCCTGGTCACCGGCTCGACCCGGCCTGGCAGCGCCCGGATAATGTTCCAGGTCATGGCGGTCCGATGTTCGCCAGCCGGGATGAGAATAGGCCTTTGGGCCTCGTCCGGGTATCGAGGCACCTGCTGCAGGCGGTTGGAAACCTTGAGCAGGGCCGCATCCACATCGGTGCCAATCTGAAACTCGAGGGTGACGGTCCCCCGCCCGTCGCGGGACTGGGAAGTCATCCTGGATAGGCCTTCAACGCTTTTGAGCTTTTCCTCCTGCTCCTCGACGATCTCGCGCTCGACCTCAACCGGGCTGCCTCCGGGCCAGTAAGTTCGAATGCTAATGGTGGGTTTTTCCACGTCCGGGGTGAGCTGAACCGGAATGCGCATCAGGCCGATGAAGCCGAAAAGCACAAGTAGAAGCACACCGACGATCACGGTCACCGGGTTGCGTATGGAGAAGTCGGTTAGTTTCATTAAGGCGTTTTTAGTCCTGGGAAGTCTGAGGCGAAACGATGGTGACCTTCTGGCCGGGCCAGAGGCGTTCGTTGCCTTGGACCACGACCATCTGGCCCGGTTTGATCTGGCCGAAGATTTCGATCAGCTGCCCGTGAGCTTCACCGGTGCGGACCGGCACGGGGAAGACGGCCTTTCCGCGGATAACAAAGACGGTGGCCTTACCTTTATTCAGGACCAGGGCGTCTTTGGGG harbors:
- a CDS encoding efflux RND transporter permease subunit; the encoded protein is MKLTDFSIRNPVTVIVGVLLLVLFGFIGLMRIPVQLTPDVEKPTISIRTYWPGGSPVEVEREIVEEQEEKLKSVEGLSRMTSQSRDGRGTVTLEFQIGTDVDAALLKVSNRLQQVPRYPDEAQRPILIPAGEHRTAMTWNIIRALPGRVEPVTRDRDFIEDYVKPRLERVSGVAAVNVYGGTEREMQVIVDPQKLAARWVTIQEVIRAVAAGNKNTSAGNFDEGKRRYIVRTVGEYQSPEDIERVIIKNISGDPIYVRDVARVQLAFKKPTYYTTRGKGSETVVMNAVRATGANALTVMAGLKKAITALNRGILAERKLEIVQSYDETTYIKSAIRLVRNNLFLGGSLAVVVLLLFLRSLTSTLIIAMSIPISVIGAFFLMTVFGRNINVISLAGMAFAVGIVVDAAIVVLENIFRHREEGEPLREAALKGTQEVWGAILASALTTIAVFAPMVYIQEEAGQLFRDIAIAISSAVFLSLIVSITVIPTFASRILGVLRLRKKRQTLQNNEDMPSTQKAKPSALAWPARAVVTFVPRITYWISGRIWAQVLIIIFLTSAALGMAAFLAPKAEYLPEGNRDSISALMIPPPGYNLRQFEKMARSIKRDLSPYWSVLPGSPEAARLDAPPINNMFFFAFGQTAYMGISPFPEDAPRIKELIPVIRRAINKLPGVISIVRQPSLFARGIGAGRSINIEITGPDLDRVLALGRRIYTQLQKILPTSQMRPIPALDLGNPEVRVIPDRERIAEAGLNTSGLGTMVDTLLDGLKVSEYRYHGEKIDLTVMG
- a CDS encoding efflux RND transporter periplasmic adaptor subunit — encoded protein: IKVGSLARVTFDAFKGDVFKGQVSVIIPAAAEKSRNLPLEVSLPNSDGRIKAGLLARVSLSGSPRQARLIPKDALVLNKGKATVFVIRGKAVFPVPVRTGEAHGQLIEIFGQIKPGQMVVVQGNERLWPGQKVTIVSPQTSQD